TCGTCTCGACCGCCTGCTACATCGCGCGCATCAACGGCATCCGCTCCGCCATGCCGATGTTCAAGGCGCTGCAGCTCTGCCCGCAGGCGACCGTCGTCAAACCCGATCATGCGAAGTATTCGGCTGTGGGGCGCGAGGTGAAAACCATGATGCGCGAGCTGACGCCGCTGGTGGAGAGTGTATCGATCGACGAAGCCTTTCTCGATCTTGCCGGCACCGAGCGCGTCCACGGCATGGCGCCGGCGCGGGTTCTGGCGCGTTTCGCCAAGCGGGTGGAAGAGAAGATCGGCATCACCGTCTCGGTGGGACTCGCGCCGAACAAGTTTCTGGCCAAGATCGCCTCCGATCTCGACAAGCCGCGCGGCTTTGCCTGTATCGGACGGGCGGAAGCCATATCCTTCCTCGATAACAAGCCGGTGCGCATTCTCCCCGGCATCGGCGCGGCCTCCGCAGCGAGCCTCGAAAAGGAAGGTATCCGTCTCGTCGGCGATATCCGCCGCACCGAGATGCGCGATTTCGTCCGCCGCCACGGCGCTTACGGCCTGCATCTGTGGCAGCTCGCCCATGGCGAGGACAAACGCCCCGTCCGCTCCGAACGCGAGACCAAAAGCGTCTCCGCCGAGACGACCTTCAACGAGGACATCTCCGATGCGGGCGAGTTGACGACCATTCTCTGGCAGCTCTCGGAGCGCGTTTCGGCGCGGCTGAAAGCGGCGGAGTTTTCCGGTTCGCGCGTGACGCTGAAACTCAAGACCCGCGATTTCAAAAGCTGTACCCGCTCGCGCACGCTCGATGCGCCGACGCGGCTTGCCGGCAAAATTTTTGAGGTGGGCCGCGAGCTGCTCGGCCCCGAAGCGCGCGGCGAGCACTTCCGACTGATCGGCATCGGCGTCGAGGACCTCTATCCGATCGCCGACGCCGACCCGCCCGATCTGCTCGACCCGG
Above is a window of Terrihabitans soli DNA encoding:
- a CDS encoding DNA polymerase IV, giving the protein MTKMPGFCRDCLSDEPGTAPRCTACGSPRLVRHIELDDLTTAHIDCDAFYAAVEKRDHPELRDKPVIVGGGKRGVVSTACYIARINGIRSAMPMFKALQLCPQATVVKPDHAKYSAVGREVKTMMRELTPLVESVSIDEAFLDLAGTERVHGMAPARVLARFAKRVEEKIGITVSVGLAPNKFLAKIASDLDKPRGFACIGRAEAISFLDNKPVRILPGIGAASAASLEKEGIRLVGDIRRTEMRDFVRRHGAYGLHLWQLAHGEDKRPVRSERETKSVSAETTFNEDISDAGELTTILWQLSERVSARLKAAEFSGSRVTLKLKTRDFKSCTRSRTLDAPTRLAGKIFEVGRELLGPEARGEHFRLIGIGVEDLYPIADADPPDLLDPGLKRRIAAEEAMDRIRGKFGKDAVGKGIGFGTRKA